The following are encoded together in the Pseudomonas maumuensis genome:
- a CDS encoding antibiotic biosynthesis monooxygenase, with protein MSTPPVTLMVSRRAACGRYQDLLAWLHEGEQLATDFPGYLGSGILAPPSEGDEFQIIFRFASEQTMHAWEHSASRRAWLERGNGLFERPKERRVSGIDDWFGTNTVQKPPRWKQATAIWLAFFPVSLLFNLLFGHWLAPLDLLPRVLLSTLALTPLMVYLFIPLSTRLLAGWLNATPRAAGRSQELRSR; from the coding sequence ATGTCTACCCCACCCGTCACCTTGATGGTGTCGCGCCGCGCCGCCTGCGGCCGCTACCAGGACCTGCTGGCCTGGCTGCACGAAGGCGAGCAGTTGGCCACCGACTTTCCCGGCTACCTGGGCTCGGGCATTCTCGCCCCGCCGAGCGAGGGCGACGAATTCCAGATCATCTTCCGCTTCGCCAGCGAACAGACCATGCACGCCTGGGAGCATTCTGCCTCGCGCAGGGCATGGCTGGAGCGCGGCAACGGCCTGTTCGAACGCCCCAAAGAGAGGCGCGTGAGCGGTATCGACGACTGGTTCGGCACCAATACGGTGCAGAAGCCACCGCGCTGGAAACAGGCCACCGCCATCTGGCTGGCGTTCTTCCCGGTCTCGCTGCTGTTCAACCTGCTGTTCGGCCACTGGCTGGCGCCACTCGACCTGCTGCCCCGTGTGCTGCTCAGCACCCTGGCCCTGACGCCATTGATGGTGTACCTGTTCATCCCGCTGTCCACCCGACTGCTGGCCGGCTGGCTGAACGCCACACCACGCGCCGCCGGGCGTTCCCAGGAGCTGCGCAGCCGCTGA
- the folM gene encoding dihydromonapterin reductase produces the protein MNSPILITGASQRVGLALALELAQAGHTVVSASRTLQGQATHPNIRQFQADLTRSEDRQALIEYLQREYDGLRAIIHNASLWLDDGLDNLDTMFRLHVEAPYHLNLALGELLNKVDKADIIHICDETSSRGSKSHIGYAATKAALQNMVLSFAEKYAPKVRVNGILPGLLILKEGGDEQYRQQTLKKALLEFEPGARPLIDAVLFLLQSQYSTGSQVVINGGRHLKNRMT, from the coding sequence ATGAACAGCCCAATCCTCATCACCGGCGCCAGCCAGCGCGTCGGCCTGGCCCTGGCCCTTGAGCTGGCCCAGGCCGGCCACACGGTGGTCAGCGCCAGCCGCACCTTGCAGGGGCAGGCTACCCACCCGAACATCCGGCAGTTCCAGGCCGACCTGACCCGCAGCGAAGATCGCCAGGCCCTGATCGAGTACCTGCAACGTGAGTACGACGGCCTGCGTGCGATCATCCACAATGCCTCGCTGTGGCTCGACGATGGTCTGGACAACCTCGATACCATGTTCCGCCTGCACGTCGAGGCGCCCTACCACCTCAACCTCGCCCTCGGCGAGCTGCTGAACAAGGTGGACAAGGCCGACATCATCCACATCTGCGACGAGACCTCCTCGCGCGGCAGCAAGAGCCATATCGGCTATGCGGCGACCAAGGCCGCGCTGCAGAACATGGTGCTGTCGTTCGCCGAAAAGTACGCGCCGAAGGTAAGGGTCAACGGTATCCTGCCGGGCCTGCTGATCCTCAAGGAAGGCGGCGACGAACAGTACCGCCAGCAGACCCTGAAGAAAGCCCTGCTCGAATTCGAGCCCGGCGCCCGCCCGCTGATCGACGCCGTGCTGTTCCTGCTGCAAAGCCAGTACAGCACCGGCAGCCAGGTGGTCATCAACGGTGGCCGCCATCTGAAGAACCGCATGACCTGA
- a CDS encoding DUF1244 domain-containing protein has protein sequence MTPQQQLELEAAAFRRLVDHLQKRTDVQNIDLMNLSGFCRNCLSKWLKAAADDRQIELSLDDAREQVYGMPYAEWKAQYQNEASAEQKAAFEQGKTRD, from the coding sequence ATGACCCCACAACAACAGCTCGAACTCGAAGCCGCCGCGTTCCGGCGCCTGGTCGACCACCTGCAAAAACGTACCGACGTGCAGAACATCGACCTGATGAACCTCTCCGGCTTCTGCCGCAACTGCCTGTCCAAGTGGCTCAAGGCCGCCGCCGACGATCGCCAGATCGAGCTGAGCCTGGACGATGCCCGCGAGCAGGTATACGGCATGCCCTATGCCGAATGGAAAGCCCAGTACCAGAACGAAGCCAGCGCCGAGCAGAAAGCGGCGTTCGAACAAGGAAAAACCCGTGACTGA
- a CDS encoding HopJ type III effector protein, protein MTDLNTLRSSLASGEHVFADTLAFIAANYSYQPQAFDNGDVHNAAGQNEGSCKTLGLALLEGLSDQEALLAFGEHYRSVVATPEGSDHGNIRALIKHGLAGVKFTTQPLARLG, encoded by the coding sequence GTGACTGACCTGAACACCCTGCGCAGCAGCCTCGCCAGCGGCGAACACGTTTTCGCCGACACCCTGGCGTTCATCGCCGCGAACTACAGCTACCAGCCCCAGGCCTTCGACAATGGCGACGTGCATAACGCCGCCGGGCAGAACGAGGGCTCGTGCAAGACCCTGGGCCTGGCGCTGCTTGAAGGGTTGAGCGATCAGGAAGCACTGCTGGCCTTCGGTGAGCACTACCGTAGCGTGGTCGCCACGCCCGAGGGCAGCGACCATGGCAATATCCGTGCGCTGATCAAGCATGGGCTGGCCGGGGTGAAGTTCACCACCCAGCCACTTGCGCGCCTGGGCTGA
- a CDS encoding alpha/beta hydrolase family protein, with product MSSLTQPACAFRHVAADGYGLGGFRWRHAEPDPLRPLVIINAATSVRCRYYSRFADYLFAQGFDVLTYDYRGIGESRPATLRGFQASWSDWGRLDFEAMLQLAAAEHPGQPMHVVGHSFGGWALGLAPSAGQVRHALLVGAQFAYWRDYAPEQRWQLFGKWHVVMPLLTRMFGYFPGKRLGWLEDTPAGVVRDWVARTPRYEQRPSGRLLSATPFAQVQAATLAISLTDDPFGTVAATERLLGYLQTGERRHLRVAPVDISVGEIGHFAFFHDRFRESLWPIALEWLHKGRLEAGTPGRLIS from the coding sequence ATGAGCAGCCTCACCCAACCCGCCTGTGCCTTTCGTCATGTCGCCGCCGACGGCTATGGCCTCGGTGGATTTCGCTGGCGCCACGCCGAACCCGACCCTCTGCGTCCACTGGTGATCATCAACGCCGCCACCTCGGTGCGTTGCCGCTACTACTCGCGTTTCGCCGACTACCTGTTCGCCCAGGGCTTTGACGTGCTCACCTACGATTATCGCGGCATCGGCGAGTCGCGCCCGGCCACGCTGCGCGGTTTCCAGGCGTCCTGGAGCGATTGGGGCCGGCTGGACTTCGAAGCGATGTTGCAACTGGCCGCCGCCGAGCATCCGGGCCAGCCGATGCATGTGGTCGGCCACAGCTTCGGCGGCTGGGCGCTCGGGCTGGCGCCGTCGGCGGGGCAGGTGCGCCATGCGCTGCTGGTGGGCGCGCAGTTCGCCTACTGGCGCGATTATGCGCCGGAGCAGCGTTGGCAGCTGTTCGGCAAATGGCACGTGGTGATGCCGCTGTTGACCCGGATGTTCGGCTATTTCCCCGGCAAGCGCCTGGGCTGGCTGGAAGACACTCCGGCCGGCGTGGTGCGCGATTGGGTTGCCCGTACGCCGCGCTACGAGCAGCGGCCCAGTGGGCGTCTATTGTCGGCTACGCCATTTGCCCAGGTACAGGCGGCGACCCTGGCCATCAGCCTGACCGACGATCCGTTTGGCACGGTGGCGGCCACTGAACGGTTGTTGGGGTACCTGCAAACGGGCGAGCGGCGGCATCTGCGGGTGGCGCCTGTGGATATCTCGGTCGGGGAGATCGGACACTTCGCGTTCTTTCACGATCGGTTTCGCGAAAGTCTGTGGCCGATTGCGCTGGAGTGGTTGCACAAGGGGCGCCTTGAGGCTGGTACACCAGGCCGGCTCATCAGTTGA
- a CDS encoding GNAT family N-acetyltransferase, whose protein sequence is MGVLQKLQERIRQKGLKRTFKTFFERYVFFHWELLWMERDLISPVPPHSLKAHAPVTLVQITTANADAFARYFGDRVETMRELAAEGHTGHMYLDEQGDAVAFIWASVVDYHDKHYYGCTFPVKPGEFFEFGGEMTRPYFGSELSVTAQVELWNTMREKGCHKVVDVVETHNVPAMKLHLRMGYHEQGRVMHVYGLFGRWKLFRETRYHGSRLAVLRKPGVARALPTT, encoded by the coding sequence ATGGGCGTACTGCAAAAACTACAAGAACGCATCCGCCAGAAGGGCCTCAAGCGCACCTTCAAGACTTTTTTCGAGCGCTACGTGTTTTTCCACTGGGAATTGTTGTGGATGGAGCGCGACCTGATCAGTCCAGTGCCACCGCACAGCCTCAAGGCGCATGCGCCGGTCACTCTGGTGCAAATCACCACAGCCAACGCCGATGCCTTCGCCCGGTATTTCGGCGACCGGGTCGAGACCATGCGCGAACTGGCCGCCGAGGGCCATACCGGGCACATGTACCTGGATGAGCAGGGCGATGCCGTGGCATTCATCTGGGCCAGCGTGGTCGATTACCACGACAAGCATTACTACGGTTGCACCTTCCCGGTGAAACCCGGTGAGTTCTTCGAGTTCGGCGGCGAGATGACCCGGCCGTACTTTGGCAGCGAGTTGTCGGTGACAGCCCAGGTCGAGCTGTGGAACACCATGCGCGAGAAGGGCTGCCACAAGGTGGTGGACGTGGTGGAGACCCACAACGTGCCAGCAATGAAACTGCACCTGCGCATGGGCTACCACGAGCAGGGCCGGGTGATGCATGTGTATGGCCTGTTCGGTCGCTGGAAGCTGTTCCGCGAAACCCGCTACCACGGCTCGCGCCTGGCGGTGCTGCGCAAGCCGGGCGTGGCGCGGGCGCTGCCGACTACCTGA
- the fabV gene encoding enoyl-ACP reductase FabV, with translation MAIIHPKVRGFICTTTHPKGCELNVRDQIEATRKLGVREDGPKKVLVIGASSGYGLAARITAAFGFKADTLGVFFEKPGTETKAGTAGWYNAAAFDKFAKAEGLYSKSINGDAFSDEARAKVIELIKNEMGGQVDLVIYSLASPVRKLPQTGEVIRSALKPIGQPYKSTAIDTNKDTIIEASIEPATEQEIADTVTVMGGQDWELWIDALNAAGVLAPQARTVAFSYIGSDITWPIYWDGALGKAKQDLDETAQRLSKKVGGSANVAVLKSVVTQASSAIPVMPLYLSMVFKIMQEKGIHEGTQHQLDRMFRERMYRADGEPAALDDEGRLRLDDWELRDDVQDACRAMWPKVTTENLFELTDYAGYKKQFLNLFGFERADVNYDEDVATDVRFDCVEL, from the coding sequence TTGGCCATCATTCATCCCAAGGTTCGCGGTTTCATCTGCACCACGACTCACCCCAAGGGCTGCGAGCTCAACGTCCGTGACCAGATCGAAGCCACCCGCAAGCTGGGCGTGCGCGAGGATGGTCCGAAGAAAGTCCTGGTGATCGGTGCCTCCAGCGGCTACGGCCTGGCTGCCCGCATCACCGCGGCGTTCGGCTTCAAGGCCGACACCCTGGGCGTGTTCTTCGAAAAACCGGGCACCGAGACCAAGGCCGGTACCGCCGGCTGGTACAACGCCGCCGCCTTCGACAAGTTCGCCAAGGCCGAAGGCCTGTACAGCAAGTCGATCAACGGTGACGCCTTCTCCGACGAAGCCCGCGCCAAGGTCATCGAGCTGATCAAGAACGAAATGGGCGGCCAGGTCGACCTGGTCATCTACTCCCTGGCCTCGCCGGTGCGCAAGCTGCCGCAGACCGGTGAAGTGATCCGCTCGGCCCTGAAGCCGATCGGCCAGCCGTACAAGTCGACCGCCATCGACACCAACAAGGACACCATCATCGAGGCCAGCATCGAGCCGGCCACCGAGCAGGAAATCGCCGATACCGTCACCGTGATGGGTGGCCAGGACTGGGAGCTGTGGATCGACGCCCTGAATGCCGCCGGTGTTCTGGCGCCACAGGCCCGTACCGTGGCCTTCAGCTACATCGGCTCCGACATCACCTGGCCGATCTACTGGGACGGCGCGCTGGGCAAGGCCAAGCAGGACCTGGACGAAACCGCCCAGCGCCTGAGCAAGAAAGTCGGTGGCAGTGCCAACGTGGCTGTGCTCAAGTCCGTGGTTACCCAGGCCAGCTCGGCCATCCCGGTGATGCCGCTGTACCTGTCGATGGTGTTCAAGATCATGCAGGAGAAGGGTATCCACGAAGGTACCCAGCACCAGCTGGATCGCATGTTCCGTGAGCGCATGTACCGTGCGGACGGTGAGCCGGCTGCCCTGGACGACGAAGGCCGTCTGCGTCTGGACGACTGGGAGCTGCGTGATGACGTGCAGGACGCCTGCCGTGCCATGTGGCCGAAGGTGACCACCGAGAATCTGTTCGAGCTGACCGACTACGCCGGTTACAAGAAGCAGTTCCTCAACCTGTTCGGTTTCGAGCGCGCTGACGTCAACTACGACGAAGACGTGGCCACCGACGTACGGTTCGACTGCGTCGAGCTGTAA